One window from the genome of Tachypleus tridentatus isolate NWPU-2018 chromosome 11, ASM421037v1, whole genome shotgun sequence encodes:
- the LOC143231298 gene encoding protein FAM200C-like yields MAKIVLSKEAEKKLQQVSLSNDVIHNRIIDMSVDILEHVVADIKASPVKISLQVDESTDVSNCCQLLAVVRYVNEKKVEESFLFCQSLKTTAQAIDVLNKIQEFLSRNELHLDKIGSICTDGAPAMLGNRSGFAALMRKEVPNLKITHCFLHRHSLAAKTLPPDLKKTLDICVKVVNFIRSRALNHRLFQSLCEEMGQEHTVLLYHTEVRWLSRGRVLFRVFELRGEIHQFLRERVQELSIYFKEPSFVQMLAYLADVFLALNELNLSLQGRGLNIVTASAKLAAFKEKLVLWIKRVKMGNLANFPCLEETITENSTLHPDFVAKVVEHMQMLRTSFEGYFSCGELQTYDNWILNPFMQNLEDVSGIKEDLIDLRHNRKIPNGVHQ; encoded by the coding sequence ATGGCAAAGATTGTTCTCAGCAAGGAAGCTGAGAAGAAACTCCAACAAGTGTCTTTGTCAAATGATGTAATCCATAACCGAATCATCGACATGAGTGTTGACATCCTGGAACATGTTGTAGCTGACATCAAGGCTAGTCCAGTTAAGATTAGCCTACaagtggatgaatcaacagatgtatcCAACTGTTGTCAGCTATTGGCAGTAGTTCGTTACGTGAATgagaaaaaagtggaagaaagtttcctTTTCTGTCAGTCCTTAAAGACAACTGCACAAGCTATAGATGtgcttaacaaaatacaagaatttttatCAAGAAACGAACTTCACCTTGACAAAATTGGTTCAATATGTACAGATGGTGCACCAGCAATGCTGGGCAATCGTTCTGGGTTTGCTGCATTAATGAGGAAAGAAGTTCCTAATCTGAAAATCACTCACTGCTTTCTTCATCGTCACTCTCTTGCAGCAAAGACATTGCCCCCAGATCTCAAGAAAACTCTGGATATTTGTGTCAAGGTTGTAAACTTTATTCGCAGCCGAGCTTTGAATCATCGATTGTTTCAGTCACTTTGTGAGGAAATGGGTCAGGAACACACTGTTCTTTTGTACCACACTGAAGTGAGGTGGTTGTCACGTGGTCGTGTGCTGTTTCGTGTGTTTGAACTGAGAGGAGAAATTCATCAGTTTCTCCGTGAAAGGGTACAAGAACtgtctatatatttcaaagaacctaGTTTTGTTCAGATGCTTGCCTATTTGGCTGATGTGTTTTTAGCTCTCAATGAACTCAATCTCTCTCTGCAAGGAAGGGGACTCAACATTGTGACTGCAAGCGCGAAATTGGCTgcattcaaagaaaaacttgtctTGTGGATAAAGCGTGTGAAGATGGGGAATTTGGCAAATTTCCCCTGCCTGGAAGAGACAATCACAGAAAATTCTACCCTGCatccagactttgttgcaaaagttgTTGAACATATGCAGATGCTGCGTACTTCATTTGAGGGTTACTTCTCGTGTGGAGAGCTGCAAACCTATGACAACTGGATCCTGAATCCTTTCATGCAGAATTTGGAAGATGTCAGCGGCATCAAGGAAGATCTCATCGACCTTAGACACAATCGTAAAATCCCAAATGGAGTTCACCAATAG